The following coding sequences lie in one Seriola aureovittata isolate HTS-2021-v1 ecotype China chromosome 5, ASM2101889v1, whole genome shotgun sequence genomic window:
- the prdm8b gene encoding PR domain zinc finger protein 8b isoform X1: protein MCVRCRFPRSVSAELNDRERGKGGGGAGGGGGEEEREKEPQPSKHTHSECEMEESSSQKLVWDGDAKAVQQCLTDIFTSVYTTCDIPENAIFGPCVLSHTSLYDSIAFVALKSTDKRTAPYIFRVDTSAANSTSEGLMWLRLVQSARDKEEQNLEAYVKNGQLFYRSLRRIEKDEELLVWYGKDLIDLLLLSSSRAPAKSKGSSHYSCPDCSQRFQFEFPFLAHLRFRCTKRLQSITGADEEPSKESSTERPNTTPTRTSPKLGRSDGFSAPPDTNKPSTDFHNLARDLENNRTSPPSDKEAEICSESSGKRKFSEIEDRECRGPSLPPTKSKDELATSAQNYRGVYGLEENHRAFSPLGSTEPGEGKRSAFTEVKKSPQNLKHHSKNLHSSNAENKDGGRPSSNPSDKHLNIRQVLSETQPPQTSPMGSAFTSVSQHGGGSGGERKSAFSQPSRSSFSQISPLVMPPKLLDCHPAVGDTISSSRLYQADHLAAKLQGAELGANCPVPGGMAKQNPFVYATAFWPKNSGPIQLQMPSALTLLPPSFTSLCLPAQNWCAKCNASFRMTSDLVYHMRSHHKKEYAMEPLVKRRREEKLKCPICNESFRERHHLSRHMTSHN, encoded by the exons atgtgtgtcaggTGCAGGTTTCCGCGCTCGGTTTCTGCTGAATTGAacgacagagaaagaggaaaaggaggaggaggtgcaggtggaggaggaggagaagaggagcgAGAGAAAGAGCCGCAGCcgtctaaacacacacattcagag TGTGAAATGGAGGAGTCCAGCTCTCAGAAGTTGGTGTGGGATGGGGACGCCAAAGCGGTGCAGCAGTGTCTCACGGACATTTTCACCAGCGTCTACACGACGTGCGACATCCCAGAAAACGCCATATTCGGGCCTTGTGTGCTGAGCCACACGTCGCTGTACGACAGCATCGCCTTCGTCGCCCTGAAGTCCACCGACAAACGCACCGCACCGTACATCTTCAGG GTGGACACCTCGGCGGCCAACAGCACCTCAGAGGGCCTGATGTGGCTGCGGCTGGTCCAGTCGGCCCGGGACAAAGAGGAGCAGAACCTGGAGGCCTACGTGAAGAACGGCCAGCTCTTCTACCGCTCGCTGCGCCGCATCGAGAAGGACGAGGAGCTGCTGGTCTGGTACGGCAAAGACCTCAtcgacctgctgctgctcagctccagCAGAGCGCCGGCCAAGAGCAAAG GTTCGTCCCACTACTCGTGTCCGGACTGCAGCCAGCGGTTCCAGTTTGAGTTTCCATTCCTGGCCCATCTCCGGTTCCGATGCACCAAGAGACTGCAGAGCATCACGGGGGCCGACGAGGAGCCGAGCAAAGAGAGCAGCACAGAGCGACCAAACACAACCCCGACCAGGACCAGCCCGAAGCTGGGCCGCTCCGACGGCTTCAGCGCCCCCCCGGACACCAACAAACCCTCCACAGACTTTCACAACCTGGCCAGGGATCTAGAGAACAACCGGACCAGCCCCCCGAGCGACAAGGAGGCCGAGATCTGCAGCGAGAGTTCGGGGAAGAGGAAGTTTTCGGAAATAGAGGACAGGGAGTGCCGAGGGCCCAGCCTTCCTCCGACCAAGTCTAAAGACGAGCTTGCGACGTCTGCACAGAATTACAGAGGAGTGTATGGCCTGGAGGAGAACCACCGGGCCTTCTCCCCACTGGGCTCCACAGAACCTGGCGAGGGCAAGCGCAGCGCCTTCACCGAGGTCAAGAAGTCACCCCAGAACCTCAAACACCACAGCAAAAACCTCCATAGCTCCAACgctgaaaacaaagatggaggtCGTCCCAGCAGCAACCCGTCGGACAAGCACCTTAACATCAGGCAGGTGCTGTCGGAGACCCAGCCGCCCCAAACCTCGCCCATGGGCAGCGCGTTCACCTCCGTCAGCCAGCACGGTGGCGGCAGTGGTGGAGAGCGGAAGAGCGCCTTCAGTCAGCCATCTCGCTCCTCCTTCTCCCAGATCTCACCGCTTGTGATGCCGCCCAAGCTGCTGGACTGCCACCCAGCGGTGGGCGAcaccatctcctcctccagactCTACCAGGCTGACCACCTTGCCGCCAAGCTGCAGGGTGCAGAACTGGGCGCCAACTGCCCCGTGCCGGGCGGAATGGCCAAGCAGAACCCCTTTGTGTACGCCACCGCCTTCTGGCCCAAGAACTCGGGACCTATCCAGCTTCAAATGCCCTCGGCGCTCACCCTCCTGCCGccctccttcacctccctctGCCTGCCGGCGCAGAACTGGTGCGCAAAGTGCAACGCCTCTTTCCGCATGACCTCGGACTTGGTTTACCACATGCGGTCTCACCACAAAAAGGAGTACGCCATGGAGCCTCTGGTCAAGCGGCGGCGTGAGGAGAAACTCAAGTGCCCAATTTGCAACGAGTCCTTCCGGGAGCGGCATCACCTGTCACGTCACATGACCTCCCACAACTGA
- the prdm8b gene encoding PR domain zinc finger protein 8b isoform X2, translating into MEESSSQKLVWDGDAKAVQQCLTDIFTSVYTTCDIPENAIFGPCVLSHTSLYDSIAFVALKSTDKRTAPYIFRVDTSAANSTSEGLMWLRLVQSARDKEEQNLEAYVKNGQLFYRSLRRIEKDEELLVWYGKDLIDLLLLSSSRAPAKSKGSSHYSCPDCSQRFQFEFPFLAHLRFRCTKRLQSITGADEEPSKESSTERPNTTPTRTSPKLGRSDGFSAPPDTNKPSTDFHNLARDLENNRTSPPSDKEAEICSESSGKRKFSEIEDRECRGPSLPPTKSKDELATSAQNYRGVYGLEENHRAFSPLGSTEPGEGKRSAFTEVKKSPQNLKHHSKNLHSSNAENKDGGRPSSNPSDKHLNIRQVLSETQPPQTSPMGSAFTSVSQHGGGSGGERKSAFSQPSRSSFSQISPLVMPPKLLDCHPAVGDTISSSRLYQADHLAAKLQGAELGANCPVPGGMAKQNPFVYATAFWPKNSGPIQLQMPSALTLLPPSFTSLCLPAQNWCAKCNASFRMTSDLVYHMRSHHKKEYAMEPLVKRRREEKLKCPICNESFRERHHLSRHMTSHN; encoded by the exons ATGGAGGAGTCCAGCTCTCAGAAGTTGGTGTGGGATGGGGACGCCAAAGCGGTGCAGCAGTGTCTCACGGACATTTTCACCAGCGTCTACACGACGTGCGACATCCCAGAAAACGCCATATTCGGGCCTTGTGTGCTGAGCCACACGTCGCTGTACGACAGCATCGCCTTCGTCGCCCTGAAGTCCACCGACAAACGCACCGCACCGTACATCTTCAGG GTGGACACCTCGGCGGCCAACAGCACCTCAGAGGGCCTGATGTGGCTGCGGCTGGTCCAGTCGGCCCGGGACAAAGAGGAGCAGAACCTGGAGGCCTACGTGAAGAACGGCCAGCTCTTCTACCGCTCGCTGCGCCGCATCGAGAAGGACGAGGAGCTGCTGGTCTGGTACGGCAAAGACCTCAtcgacctgctgctgctcagctccagCAGAGCGCCGGCCAAGAGCAAAG GTTCGTCCCACTACTCGTGTCCGGACTGCAGCCAGCGGTTCCAGTTTGAGTTTCCATTCCTGGCCCATCTCCGGTTCCGATGCACCAAGAGACTGCAGAGCATCACGGGGGCCGACGAGGAGCCGAGCAAAGAGAGCAGCACAGAGCGACCAAACACAACCCCGACCAGGACCAGCCCGAAGCTGGGCCGCTCCGACGGCTTCAGCGCCCCCCCGGACACCAACAAACCCTCCACAGACTTTCACAACCTGGCCAGGGATCTAGAGAACAACCGGACCAGCCCCCCGAGCGACAAGGAGGCCGAGATCTGCAGCGAGAGTTCGGGGAAGAGGAAGTTTTCGGAAATAGAGGACAGGGAGTGCCGAGGGCCCAGCCTTCCTCCGACCAAGTCTAAAGACGAGCTTGCGACGTCTGCACAGAATTACAGAGGAGTGTATGGCCTGGAGGAGAACCACCGGGCCTTCTCCCCACTGGGCTCCACAGAACCTGGCGAGGGCAAGCGCAGCGCCTTCACCGAGGTCAAGAAGTCACCCCAGAACCTCAAACACCACAGCAAAAACCTCCATAGCTCCAACgctgaaaacaaagatggaggtCGTCCCAGCAGCAACCCGTCGGACAAGCACCTTAACATCAGGCAGGTGCTGTCGGAGACCCAGCCGCCCCAAACCTCGCCCATGGGCAGCGCGTTCACCTCCGTCAGCCAGCACGGTGGCGGCAGTGGTGGAGAGCGGAAGAGCGCCTTCAGTCAGCCATCTCGCTCCTCCTTCTCCCAGATCTCACCGCTTGTGATGCCGCCCAAGCTGCTGGACTGCCACCCAGCGGTGGGCGAcaccatctcctcctccagactCTACCAGGCTGACCACCTTGCCGCCAAGCTGCAGGGTGCAGAACTGGGCGCCAACTGCCCCGTGCCGGGCGGAATGGCCAAGCAGAACCCCTTTGTGTACGCCACCGCCTTCTGGCCCAAGAACTCGGGACCTATCCAGCTTCAAATGCCCTCGGCGCTCACCCTCCTGCCGccctccttcacctccctctGCCTGCCGGCGCAGAACTGGTGCGCAAAGTGCAACGCCTCTTTCCGCATGACCTCGGACTTGGTTTACCACATGCGGTCTCACCACAAAAAGGAGTACGCCATGGAGCCTCTGGTCAAGCGGCGGCGTGAGGAGAAACTCAAGTGCCCAATTTGCAACGAGTCCTTCCGGGAGCGGCATCACCTGTCACGTCACATGACCTCCCACAACTGA